The genomic window TGCGCGTGGCCCGATCAGGCGCCGGGCAGCGCATGAACCGGTTAATTGTGCAGTTCAAAAACACTGTAGATAGCGATAAAAACGGGGCCATGCAGTTGGCCTCGGCGCAGGAACGTGTACAAAGCCTGAACACGTTCGCTCTGTCCAGCAGGGCGGGTGGTGCAACCCTTTCGTACCTGAAATCGGTCTCAGCCAACACCCATGTGGCGCAGACCAGTGCTCCCATGGATTACGCCGCATTGCGCGCACTGGCCCAAACCCTGGCCCAGGACCCGCGTGTAGAGTATGCCGAGGTGGACGAGCGGGTGTTCTCCCACTTTGTACCCAATGACACGTTTTACGCAGCCCAGCAGGGCAACCTGCAATCGCCGTTTGTGCAAGCCGGTGGGGCCAACCTGCCCAACGCGTGGGGGCGCTCCGTGGGGGGTGTACCCGTCAGCGGATCAGGTGTTACGGTAGCCGTGCTGGACTCGGGCTACCGACCCCATGCAGATCTGGTGGCCAATATTGTGGCGGGCTACGATTTTGTCAGCCAGGACGGCGTCGCTGACTTCACCACCGCCAACGATGGTGATGGTCGCGATGCCAATGCGCTGGACCCGGGCGACTGGAACTCGCAGAAAGACCTGTGCGACGTAGAAAACTCATCGTGGCATGGCACCCATGTGGCGGGCATCATCGGTGCGGTGGGCAACAACAATGCAGGGGTGATCGGTGTGGCCTACCGGGCCAAAGTTCTGCCGGTGCGGGTGCTGGGTGTGTGTGGTGGCTACACCTCCGACACCGCTGCGGCCCTGCAGTGGGCTGCGGGCCTGGCCGTGCCGGGTGTACCGGCCAATGCCAACCCGGCCAAGGTTATTAACATGAGTTTTGGCCGCAGCGGTGCGTGCTCTGTAACCTACCAAAACGCCGTGCGTGCAGTCACTACGGCGGGTACCCTGATAGTAGTCTCCACCGGCAACGACGGTTCCACCGACGCCATCACCCAGCCCAGCAATTGCCCTGGGGTCATGGCCGTCACCGCGCACACCAGCACGGGTGCCAACACGGACTACGCCAATGTGGGTGCTGGCACCTTGATCAGCGCGCCGGGGAACAGCATCTATTCCCTCAGCAACACGGGTACCACAGTCCCGGGTGCAGATAACTTTATTGCACGCACGGGCACCAGCTTCTCGGCGCCACAGGTTGCGGGCGTGGCAGCGTTGCTGGCGCAGATCAAGCCTGGCATCACCCCGGCCGAAATCATCACCCACATCACCACGTCGGCCAGGCCCTATGCCGCGGGCACGTATTGTGTTGGCCGGCCCGAGTGTGGTGCGGGCCTGCTGGATGCTTTCAAGGCGGTGTATTCGGTGCTGCAGTCACAGGGCGTGGCCAACGCCGCACCGCTGATGGCGGCGCTGCCCCAGCAGTATGTGTTGCCAGGTGGTGCGCTGCAGTTCACCGCCACGGCGAGTGACGCCGACGGTGACGCTGTGGCCTTTATCGGCAGCGGTCTGCCCGCTGGCGCCACCTTTAATGCGGTCACCGGCGTCTTCAGCTGGCCCAAGGCCCAGCCTGCGGGTGACTACAACTTTGTAATCCAGCCCACCGATGGCGCCACTCTGGGTGCCAGCATCACGGTGAAGATTTCGGTGACCACGGCGATACCGGTTGCACCGGTGGCGCCGGTAGAGCCCACACCACCAGCGGTAACCCCCACGCCGCCGCTCACGCTGACACCCATTACCAACAGTGGCGGCGGCGGTGGGGGCGCCATGGGTTGGATGGATATGGTGGCTGGTCTGCTGTTGTTAGCCGCCAGTGCCTGGGTCCGCCGGACTGCCCCGCCGCAACCCACGCGCAGCTAAGGGCAGCAGCCACGCCGCGCACACCACGGCCAGCAGGCCACCCACAGCCCCGGCCTCGTGGGCCGGGTAATAGGTTGCAAAACCCAGCCAGCCAGCCTGGGTGGGGGACGTACCAAAGTGCTGCACCAGCAGCTTGGCCGCCAGCCCCAACAACACACAGCAGGCCAGTATGTGCATGCGCTGACGTGTCATGGGCAACTGCGGGGGCGACGCCAGCAACGCACAGGCGCTACCTGCCAGCAGACCATGCAAGGCACCCGATGCGCCGGCATACACCGTGCAATGGGGGTCCAGCGCCAGCACCACCGCCACACCGGCATACCCCCCCAGCAGAGCCACCACTTGCAGGTGCCCGCTGATCAGCCCCTGGAATACCCGCAGCAAGACCACCAGGCCCAGCGCATTGGCGGCCGCGTGTAAGGTGCCCATGTGGACCCATTGGGCGGTGAACAGTTGCCACCACGCACCCGCTACATAAGTAGGGCGCACAAACTGCAAGTTTTCGGCAGCGCCCGGCAGCCATTGCAGACCCAGCGTCACCACCACGAAGCCCAGCGACCACAGCCCAGCCCCGCTCCACAGACTGTGGCGCACAGCCATATCAGGCAATCCAGTCCAGCGCGTGCATATAGGCTGGCTGCACCATCAGGGCGTCCCACTCCACGGCCGGGGTGGCTGGCAGCAGCGCACGGCGGCGCAGCTCACCCGCGTCGCTGGGCTGCCACTGGCCTTTGACCTGGGCTTCGGTCAGCCCGTCCAACACCGCGTCAATACCTTTGCCACCCCCTTCGCTGCTGGCCAGCGACTGGTTGCACAACAAGACCATGTCGCAACCCGCCGCCAGCGCAGCCAGGGCGGCCTGCGTGAAGCTGACTGGCTGGCCATCCACAACCCGCGCACCGGCCATGGACAAATCATCGCTAAAGATGGCGCCACCAAAACCCAACTGGCCACGCAGGATGTCGTTCAGCCAGATGCTGGAGAAACCCGCCGGCCGCGCATCCACCTTGGGGTAGATCACATGGGCGGGCATCACACTCAGGGTCACGGTGTTGAGCCAGCGGTAGGGCGCGGCATCGTCGGCCAGAATCGCTTTGAGGCTGCGTTTGTCCACGGGGATGGCAGTGTGGGAATCCGCAGCCACAAAGCCGTGCCCGGGAAAATGTTTGCCGCAGTTGGCCATGCCGCTTTGCAGCATGCCCTGCATCAGACTCTTGGCCAGCAGGCTGACCACCCGCGGGTCGCGGGCAAAGGCGCGGTCACCGATGACACTGCTGCCACCGTAGTCCAGGTCGAGCACCGGCGTGAAGCTCAGGTCCACACCGCAGGCGCGTAACTCGGCGCCCATTACGTAGCCGCAGGCGGTGGCAGCATTGGTAGCGTCCATCGGACCGGCGTGGCCTTTGGCGTCAGCACCCGCCTTGGGCGGCTGCATCCACATCTCACCCAGCGCGCGCATGGGCGGCAGGTGGGTGAAGCCATCGGTCTTGAAACGCTGCACCCGGCCACCCTCGTGGTCCACACAGATCAGCAGATCGCTGCGTATCTTTTTGATGTCGGCACACAGGGCCGTAAGCTGGGCGCGGTCTTGCCAGTTGCGTGCGAACAAAATCAGCCCACCCACCAGGGGGTGCTTCAGCCGCTTGCGGTCCGCGGGCGTCAACGTGAGGCCTGCAATATCGATGATGAGGGGTGCGTGGAAGGTCATGGTGTGTGTGCCGGGTGGTGGCTTGCTATTAATTCAGTAGCTATAGGTTTATATTGTACGGGGGCTACAGGCCATTTTGGCTTAGAGTCTTTGGGTAAAACACACCTCTGCGTCGGGTCAAACGACCTGCGGCACACTACGCAGACACATCCCACACACACATTGGCACCACTGACTTCCATGCGTGACTTCCCCGCGCTGACCACACCCCGCCTGCACCTGCGCGAAATCGTAGCCGCCGACGTCCCCGCACTCTTCGCCATCCACAGCAACACCGAAGCCATGCGCTGGTTTGGCGCAGACCCTCTGCAGACCCTGCAGGATGCCGAAAAACTGGTCGAGATGTTTGCCAGCTGGCGCAAGCTGCCCAACCCCGGCACGCGCTGGGGCATCACCGACCGGGCCAACGGGCAACTGTTGGGCACCTGTGGTCTGTTCAGGTGGAACCGCAACTGGCGCAGCTGCGCCATAGGTTATGAACTGGCACCGGCCGCCTGGGGCCAGGGCCTGATGCACGAGGCGCTGAACAGCATGCTGGACTGGGGTTTTGAACACATGGCCCTGAACCGGGTCGAGGCCCAGGTGCACCCGCACAACACCCCGTCCATCAAACGGCTGGAAGCGCTGGGCTTTGTACGCGAAGGGCTGTCGCGCCAGGCCGGTTTCTGGTTGGGCGAATACCGCGATCTCCTGCAATACGCGCTGCTGCGCAACGAACGACCACCCCTCTCTGGAGCCACCACACCATGACACTGCAACAACACCTGGGCATAGAACTCCCAATCATCCAGGCGCCCATGGCCGGCATACAGACCAGTGCCATGGCCATCGCCGTGTCCAACGCCGGCGGACTGGGCTCCCTGCCCGCCGCCATGCTGACACTGGAAGTGCTGCGCCAAGAGCTGAGTACTATCCGCGCCCAGACCGACAAGCCCTTCAATGTCAATTTCTTTTGCCACACACCACCCGCACCCGATGCCCACCGCGAGGCCGCCTGGCGCAGCACGTTGACACTCTACTACGCCGAATACGGCATTGACCCCACGGCGATTGCGCCCGGAGTGGGCCGCATGCCCTTCAACACCGAAGTGTGCGACGTAGTGGAGCCGTTTGCGCCGCCGGTGGTCAGCTTCCACTTTGGCCTGCCCAATGCAATCCTGCTGGCGCGCGTGCGCGGCTGGGGCGCCAAGGTGTTGTGTTCGGCCACCACGGTGGAAGAAGGCCTGTGGCTGCAGGCCCAGGGTGTGGACGCCGTCATCGCCCAGGGCCTGGAAGCCGGTGGCCACCGCGGGCATTTCCTCAGTGACGACCTCAGCCAGCAAATGGGCACCTATGCCCTGCTGCCGCAAATGGTGCGCGCATTGCAGGTTCCTGTGATTGCTGCGGGCGGCATTGCAGATGCCAAAGGTGTGTCCGCCGCACTGGCCATGGGGGCCGCGGCCGTACAGGTTGGCACAGCCTACATGTTGTGCCCCGAAGCCACCACCAGTAGCCTGCACCGCGCCGCATTACAGAGCGACGCAGCCCGCCACACGGCGCTGACCAACCTGTTCACCGGGCGGCCGGCGCGCGGCATTGTCAACCGCGTGATGCGGGAGCTGGGTGCCATCAACCCGGCGGCACCACATTTCCCGCAGGCCACCACGGCCATCGCCCCGCTGCGGACCAAGGCCGAGGCTTCGGGCCTGGGGGATTTTTCGCCCCTGTGGTCGGGCCAGAACGCCAGTGGCTGCAAGGCGGTACCGGCTGCGCAGTTGACGCGGGAGTTGGCTGGGGTCTAGCATCGCGTGGTACACAGGGGATTGGCGCATGCAAGATCACCAGGACGACGCGAACCACGGAACACCGACCAAGGGCTGGCCCGGCCTCTTGCAAGCCCAGGGCCTGCAGTTCGACAATCCTGCGGAGGAACAAAGGTTCGCCAAGGAGTATGTAGAGGACTACCGGCAGTTTCACCAGCTCTCGATCTTCCTGGGGATCATGCTGTACTACATCTTCTTTCTGTGGGACCGCATCATCGACCCGGTGAACTACGGCTACACACAGGCCATACGCGGCCTGGTCTTTGCACCCATGGGTCTGGTCTGCATAGGCCTGCTGCAACTGGACCGCATGCGCAAGGCCCACGAATGGCTGGTCATCACAACGCTGACACTGGCCAATATGGGCCTGACCGTCATCTACTGCATACTGACCGATGGCATGAACTACGGCAGCGTGGGTATTGTGCTGGTCACGCTGTTCACCTTCATGCTGCTGCGGGTGCGCTTTGTGTTTTACCTGCTGTACAGCGTTGCCACACTGGTGGCCTTCAACCTGGGCCAGTGGTATGCCAACACACAGGCCGGCATGTTTGGCATCAACAACTTGTGTGTAGTGTCCGCTGCGCTGATGGGCCTGTTTGCCGCCTTCCACCGCGAGCGCGACATGCGCCGCAAGTTTGTCGTCGAGGACGAGCTGCGCGCCGCCAAGCGTAAGGTGGAGGAGCTGCTGTACTCCATGCTGCCCGACGACATCGTTCGGCGCATCAACCTCGGCGAGAAAGTGATTGCCGATTCGTATGGAGAGGTCAGCATCGTCTTTGCCGACCTGGTAGGTTTTACCCATCTGGCGCGCAAGCTGTCGCCCAATCACTTGGTTGAAACATTGAACCAGTTGTTCTCCGAATTCGACCAGTTGGCGGCGAAGTTCCAGATTGAAAAGATCAAGACCATTGGCGATGCCTACATGGCAATCTCCGGTGTCGGCAAGGACAAGGAGGGCCAGGCGGAACGGGCCGCCGACTTTGCCATCGGCATCCGCGAGATCGTGGCCCGCATGTCCGACCGTAACGACTTTGACATGCATGTGCGCATAGGCCTGCACATTGGCCCGGTGGTGGCCGGCGTCATCGGCAGCGCACGCCCGGCCTTTGACTGCTGGGGTGACGCCGTCAACCTGGCCAGCCGGCTGGAGGCCAGTGCTCGCAGCGGCGCCATCCATATCTCCGAGCAGGCCTACTGGCGACTGCGCGATACCTTTGTCATTGAGCAAGGTGAGGACGTAGATCTGAAAGGCATGGGCAAGACGCCGTCGTTTGCGCTGCTGGGGCGGCGCGGGGCCGGCACTGCGACGGGGTATTGACCGCGATTGGGGGGCGATTTCCGGCCCAGGGCATGGCAAAATCAGGCCCCACCCAGCCTGGCACGCAGCTTTCTGCCCAGCCTGCGGCCACATACTGCATCTACCCACCACCACCATGTCAACTTTTGAAATTGAAGGCGGTATTCCGCTGCGCGGTACCGTGCGTGCCTCGGGCAACAAAAACGCCATATTGCCGATGATTGCGGCCTGCATACTGACCGACCAGGAGATGGTGCTGGACAACGTGCCCGACATCATAGACGTGCGCCATATGTTGGACGTCCTGGTTGCGCTGGGCGGCAAGGTCGAGCGCAGTGGCCAGCGGGTCAGCATCCACATGGCGCAGATCAACGGCAGCGAGATCAGCCGCGAGCTGTGCAACAAGGTACGCACCTCCATCCTGTGCGTGGCGCCACTGCTGCACCGGACCGGCAAAGCCAAGCTGTACCCGCCCGGTGGCGACGTGATTGGCCGCCGCCGCCTGGACACGCATTTCTACGGCCTGCAGAAGCTGGGCGCGGTGCTAGCTTCCAACGGCAGTTACGACTTTGCGGTGCCCAACCGGCTGCGGGGTGCCGAACTCTTTTTTGACGAGCCTTCTGTCACGGGTACCGAACACATCATGATGGCCGCCGCAGTGAGCGAAGGCCACACGCTGATCCGCAATGCTGCCTGCGAGCCGCATGTGCAAGACCTGGCGGTGATGCTCAACGCCATGGGCGCCAAGATCAGCGGCATCGGCACCAACCAGCTCAGCGTCGAGGGTGTGCCATCACTGCACGGCACTACACACATGGTGTGCCACGACCATATTGAAGCGGCGTCTTACCTGGCCCTGGCCGCCGCAACCGGTGGCGAGATCCGGGTTGAGGGCACCGACCTGCACGCCTACTGGATGTGCCACCGCGTCTTTGAGACGCTGGGCGTCAAGATCGAGCTGTACAAAGACCACATCTACCTTCCGCCGAACCAGGAGCTGCGCATCCTGCGCGACAACGACGGCACCATGCCGGTGATTGGCGACGGCCCCTGGCCCCAGTTTGCCAGCGATCAGATGAGCTGCATGATCACGCTGGCCACGCAGGTGGAGGGTAATGTGTTGTTCTTCGAAAAGATGTTTGAGTCGCGCCTGTATTTTGTGGACCGCCTGATTGGCATGGGCGCCAACGCCATCGTGTGTGACCCCCACCGTGTAGTCATCAGCGGGCGCTCCAAACTACGGGGCACCACCATGAGCTCCCCCGACATCCGTGCAGGCATGGCATTGCTGGGTGCGGCCCTGTGCGCCACCGGCAAGTCGACGGTACAAAACGCCAACATGATCGAGCGCGGTTATGAGCGTGTCGAAGAAAAGCTGCTGAGCCTGGGCGCTCGGATCACGCGCAAGGGTTGATGTTGCCGGTAGTCCCGCCCGTCCACACCCCGTGACAAAGTCCGAACGCTCACAGACCCGCACCCGCGCCGGAAAAGGCGCAGAGGCTCTAACCGTGTTCGCCATCGTGTGGGACACCATCGTGCTCAAGCTGATGGTCCCCACGGGCGATATTCCGTTTTGGTTCAAGGCACTGTTTGTGTTGGCGGGGGTGGGGGTGACCTGGGGTGCGCTGTACCTATGGCGCCAGCGTCTCAAAGGGGGCGGCGCCCGCCTGAAACTGTCCCAGGACCCGGTGCCGCATGGTGTGCCGGTGACGGTAGAGTTTCAGATCGACCGGTCCATCACCGCAAACCAATGGCAGGTAGAAGCAAAGCTGGAGTCGTCAGCGCGCAACCAAAGCGGGTTTGGCTTGGTCTGGAGCCAGGACTACCCCGCCAGGGCTGTAGACGCCCACCACATCCGGGCGGAGGTGACCCTGCCCAGTGACATGCCCAGCACCGCGGCGTCCGACCGTGACATGGCGTACAGCATGACACTGACCTTGCGGGCAGACGGCGTGGAATGGACCTTCGACTTGAAGACGCGCAAGGCCCGCGAAAGCGAGTTGCAGTTTGCACCGCGTGACACCCGCAACCTTGGCAACAAAAAACCCACATACACGCCAGAACAAGTGGCGGCCATCCGCAAGCGGTGGGCTCCATGGGGCTGGGGCTTGATTGCGCTGGCGCTGGTGGCGCAGTTTTCGTTTTTTCTGGACCTGAATGTGTGGACGCGTGCCAAGGCCCTGATCGGTGCAGGTGCCGAGACCACTGGCGTCGACACCGAAGCGTTTGACATCCGGGTCACCAATTACCTGGTCAACGATTGGGCGTTGCGCGGCCGGCTGGTGGGCAAGGCGCACGTGGCCCAGGGCGTGCTTATCGTGCAGGTTGAATCGCTGGACGTGCAACCCGTGGGTGCCTGCGAGGCGGACAGCCGCGTGTGTGAAGTTGAATCGGTGAGTCTCTTGCTCTCGCAAGACGGAGAGAAGAATTTTTCCACGCTCGCGCAGAGTGGCTCGATTGCCGTGAACGCCAATCTGCGGGAGGTCACGCGCTGGAGTCTGCCGCCACAGAAAAAGGGTGTTGAGATCCGCATGCCCCTACCTGCGGCCGTGGAGACACACGGTGTGCGGCTCAAACTGCAGATCCGCTCGGCGGGTGGCTCCACGGTCTACCCGGAGCACGGCCCCTACCTCAATCTGCACCGTGCCCTGGCCAAGGCGCGCGGGGCCAGCGATCCTTGTGAACAGGTAAAGGGTGAACTGGAACTGGTACGCGCGGGTTGCGGCGAGCGCCTGCGCGGTGCTGCAATACAAGACAAGGATGGTCTGCTGCTGGAAGCGCTCAAGACCGAAAACTTCGACACGGCCACGCTGCTGCTGGCCGCCGGTGCCCGTGCCGACGCGCATAGCGCGGAAGACGCCGGCCGCACGGCCCTGGGTTATGCGGCGGCGAGTAATGACGTAGCGATGGTCGAGCGGCTATTGGCCACCGGCGCAAATGTGAATGCCCGAAAGACCAACGAACAGGGGCAAATCGTGACCGCACTCACGCAGGCATTGCGCACGGACGCGGCGGCCGCTGTCCACCGCCTGATCCAGGCCGGCGCAGAACCAACCACCAACGACCCGACCGGCTGGACGCCCATGCATATTGCGGCGTATGAAAGCGCCACGGAGTCGATCGCGGAACTGGTCCGCGCGGGCGCCGACATCAACGAGCGCACCCCGGCCTACCGGAAACAGACAGCCCTGCAAACGGCCGTGCAGTTTGGCAGTGCTGCGACCGTGCAAGCCTTTGTGCAGCTGGGTGCCGACCGGTTGCTCCAAGACAACCAGGGCCAGAATGCCTGTGATTGGGCGAAGTTTTTTAAGCGCAACGCCGAGATCCAGGCCACGGTCTGTGCAGAGTAGCTCCGCTGTGTGGACAGTGGCGCGGGCCGTCTATCGTGGCCTAGGCCTGGAGCTGGGTCTCGACCACGCAGAAGCTGGCCGCGTAGTCGGTCTCGTCCGTCACGCTGATGTGGGCACTGAGCTGTTTGGCGTCAAACCATTCCTTCAGCA from Rhodoferax sp. AJA081-3 includes these protein-coding regions:
- the nagZ gene encoding beta-N-acetylhexosaminidase, giving the protein MTFHAPLIIDIAGLTLTPADRKRLKHPLVGGLILFARNWQDRAQLTALCADIKKIRSDLLICVDHEGGRVQRFKTDGFTHLPPMRALGEMWMQPPKAGADAKGHAGPMDATNAATACGYVMGAELRACGVDLSFTPVLDLDYGGSSVIGDRAFARDPRVVSLLAKSLMQGMLQSGMANCGKHFPGHGFVAADSHTAIPVDKRSLKAILADDAAPYRWLNTVTLSVMPAHVIYPKVDARPAGFSSIWLNDILRGQLGFGGAIFSDDLSMAGARVVDGQPVSFTQAALAALAAGCDMVLLCNQSLASSEGGGKGIDAVLDGLTEAQVKGQWQPSDAGELRRRALLPATPAVEWDALMVQPAYMHALDWIA
- a CDS encoding ankyrin repeat domain-containing protein; this translates as MTKSERSQTRTRAGKGAEALTVFAIVWDTIVLKLMVPTGDIPFWFKALFVLAGVGVTWGALYLWRQRLKGGGARLKLSQDPVPHGVPVTVEFQIDRSITANQWQVEAKLESSARNQSGFGLVWSQDYPARAVDAHHIRAEVTLPSDMPSTAASDRDMAYSMTLTLRADGVEWTFDLKTRKARESELQFAPRDTRNLGNKKPTYTPEQVAAIRKRWAPWGWGLIALALVAQFSFFLDLNVWTRAKALIGAGAETTGVDTEAFDIRVTNYLVNDWALRGRLVGKAHVAQGVLIVQVESLDVQPVGACEADSRVCEVESVSLLLSQDGEKNFSTLAQSGSIAVNANLREVTRWSLPPQKKGVEIRMPLPAAVETHGVRLKLQIRSAGGSTVYPEHGPYLNLHRALAKARGASDPCEQVKGELELVRAGCGERLRGAAIQDKDGLLLEALKTENFDTATLLLAAGARADAHSAEDAGRTALGYAAASNDVAMVERLLATGANVNARKTNEQGQIVTALTQALRTDAAAAVHRLIQAGAEPTTNDPTGWTPMHIAAYESATESIAELVRAGADINERTPAYRKQTALQTAVQFGSAATVQAFVQLGADRLLQDNQGQNACDWAKFFKRNAEIQATVCAE
- the rrtA gene encoding rhombosortase; this encodes MAVRHSLWSGAGLWSLGFVVVTLGLQWLPGAAENLQFVRPTYVAGAWWQLFTAQWVHMGTLHAAANALGLVVLLRVFQGLISGHLQVVALLGGYAGVAVVLALDPHCTVYAGASGALHGLLAGSACALLASPPQLPMTRQRMHILACCVLLGLAAKLLVQHFGTSPTQAGWLGFATYYPAHEAGAVGGLLAVVCAAWLLPLAARGLRRGSPADPGTGG
- a CDS encoding S8 family serine peptidase → MSGYRILVAIASGTALAGASWFAQAQANTRAAAVVSSSAKAELRVARSGAGQRMNRLIVQFKNTVDSDKNGAMQLASAQERVQSLNTFALSSRAGGATLSYLKSVSANTHVAQTSAPMDYAALRALAQTLAQDPRVEYAEVDERVFSHFVPNDTFYAAQQGNLQSPFVQAGGANLPNAWGRSVGGVPVSGSGVTVAVLDSGYRPHADLVANIVAGYDFVSQDGVADFTTANDGDGRDANALDPGDWNSQKDLCDVENSSWHGTHVAGIIGAVGNNNAGVIGVAYRAKVLPVRVLGVCGGYTSDTAAALQWAAGLAVPGVPANANPAKVINMSFGRSGACSVTYQNAVRAVTTAGTLIVVSTGNDGSTDAITQPSNCPGVMAVTAHTSTGANTDYANVGAGTLISAPGNSIYSLSNTGTTVPGADNFIARTGTSFSAPQVAGVAALLAQIKPGITPAEIITHITTSARPYAAGTYCVGRPECGAGLLDAFKAVYSVLQSQGVANAAPLMAALPQQYVLPGGALQFTATASDADGDAVAFIGSGLPAGATFNAVTGVFSWPKAQPAGDYNFVIQPTDGATLGASITVKISVTTAIPVAPVAPVEPTPPAVTPTPPLTLTPITNSGGGGGGAMGWMDMVAGLLLLAASAWVRRTAPPQPTRS
- a CDS encoding nitronate monooxygenase family protein yields the protein MTLQQHLGIELPIIQAPMAGIQTSAMAIAVSNAGGLGSLPAAMLTLEVLRQELSTIRAQTDKPFNVNFFCHTPPAPDAHREAAWRSTLTLYYAEYGIDPTAIAPGVGRMPFNTEVCDVVEPFAPPVVSFHFGLPNAILLARVRGWGAKVLCSATTVEEGLWLQAQGVDAVIAQGLEAGGHRGHFLSDDLSQQMGTYALLPQMVRALQVPVIAAGGIADAKGVSAALAMGAAAVQVGTAYMLCPEATTSSLHRAALQSDAARHTALTNLFTGRPARGIVNRVMRELGAINPAAPHFPQATTAIAPLRTKAEASGLGDFSPLWSGQNASGCKAVPAAQLTRELAGV
- a CDS encoding GNAT family N-acetyltransferase, with translation MRDFPALTTPRLHLREIVAADVPALFAIHSNTEAMRWFGADPLQTLQDAEKLVEMFASWRKLPNPGTRWGITDRANGQLLGTCGLFRWNRNWRSCAIGYELAPAAWGQGLMHEALNSMLDWGFEHMALNRVEAQVHPHNTPSIKRLEALGFVREGLSRQAGFWLGEYRDLLQYALLRNERPPLSGATTP
- the murA gene encoding UDP-N-acetylglucosamine 1-carboxyvinyltransferase, whose protein sequence is MSTFEIEGGIPLRGTVRASGNKNAILPMIAACILTDQEMVLDNVPDIIDVRHMLDVLVALGGKVERSGQRVSIHMAQINGSEISRELCNKVRTSILCVAPLLHRTGKAKLYPPGGDVIGRRRLDTHFYGLQKLGAVLASNGSYDFAVPNRLRGAELFFDEPSVTGTEHIMMAAAVSEGHTLIRNAACEPHVQDLAVMLNAMGAKISGIGTNQLSVEGVPSLHGTTHMVCHDHIEAASYLALAAATGGEIRVEGTDLHAYWMCHRVFETLGVKIELYKDHIYLPPNQELRILRDNDGTMPVIGDGPWPQFASDQMSCMITLATQVEGNVLFFEKMFESRLYFVDRLIGMGANAIVCDPHRVVISGRSKLRGTTMSSPDIRAGMALLGAALCATGKSTVQNANMIERGYERVEEKLLSLGARITRKG
- a CDS encoding adenylate/guanylate cyclase domain-containing protein produces the protein MQDHQDDANHGTPTKGWPGLLQAQGLQFDNPAEEQRFAKEYVEDYRQFHQLSIFLGIMLYYIFFLWDRIIDPVNYGYTQAIRGLVFAPMGLVCIGLLQLDRMRKAHEWLVITTLTLANMGLTVIYCILTDGMNYGSVGIVLVTLFTFMLLRVRFVFYLLYSVATLVAFNLGQWYANTQAGMFGINNLCVVSAALMGLFAAFHRERDMRRKFVVEDELRAAKRKVEELLYSMLPDDIVRRINLGEKVIADSYGEVSIVFADLVGFTHLARKLSPNHLVETLNQLFSEFDQLAAKFQIEKIKTIGDAYMAISGVGKDKEGQAERAADFAIGIREIVARMSDRNDFDMHVRIGLHIGPVVAGVIGSARPAFDCWGDAVNLASRLEASARSGAIHISEQAYWRLRDTFVIEQGEDVDLKGMGKTPSFALLGRRGAGTATGY